Proteins co-encoded in one Methyloterricola oryzae genomic window:
- a CDS encoding DUF1294 domain-containing protein: MSNLHKGTLVDWKDEKGFGFVRPEGGGRDYFVHISAFRKGMLRRPAIGDVVHFQPAEPARGNRQRRVAQAYIEGVQYVDPDAKPTQLQLFLQQALVGLPVLFSLYMIWFTGNPIPLGSYMFMSVLTLMIYGADKKHALLNRWRVPESYMHLLELCGGWPGALLAQTSYRHKVKKPSYQRIFWGIVILHGLAWLYFFYRQVFAAV, translated from the coding sequence ATGTCGAATTTGCACAAGGGGACGCTGGTGGACTGGAAGGATGAGAAGGGTTTCGGCTTCGTGCGCCCGGAGGGCGGCGGCCGCGACTACTTCGTTCACATCAGCGCATTCCGCAAGGGCATGCTGCGCAGGCCGGCGATCGGCGATGTCGTGCATTTCCAGCCCGCCGAGCCGGCGCGGGGCAATCGCCAGCGCCGCGTCGCTCAGGCCTACATCGAAGGCGTGCAGTACGTGGACCCCGACGCCAAGCCCACGCAACTGCAACTTTTCCTGCAGCAGGCGCTGGTGGGGCTGCCCGTCCTGTTCTCGCTTTACATGATCTGGTTCACCGGCAATCCGATTCCCCTGGGCTCGTACATGTTCATGAGCGTCCTGACCTTGATGATCTACGGCGCGGACAAGAAGCACGCCCTGCTCAACCGTTGGCGCGTGCCGGAGTCCTACATGCACCTGCTGGAACTGTGCGGTGGTTGGCCAGGCGCGCTATTGGCGCAGACCAGTTACCGCCACAAGGTCAAGAAGCCATCCTACCAGCGCATCTTCTGGGGCATCGTGATCCTGCACGGTTTGGCCTGGCTGTACTTCTTCTATCGCCAGGTCTTTGCCGCCGTCTGA
- the gloB gene encoding hydroxyacylglutathione hydrolase gives MLEILQIPVLQDNYVYLLHDPGTGHTAAVDPAEAGPVLDELDRRHWRLSHILNTHHHGDHVGGNMELKRHTGCLIVGMARDRARIPGLDVEVADGDTLKLGEAQAQVLDVPGHTRGHGAYWFAADKALFCGDTLFALGCGRLFEGSASEMWDSLGKLAALPVDTRVYCAHEYTQANARFALSVEPGNTALQERARSVAALRSLGQPTVPSTLGEELETNPFLRPRSAEIRQHVGLSEDAPDWHVFATLRQEKDQFRG, from the coding sequence ATGCTGGAGATCTTGCAGATACCAGTGCTGCAGGACAACTACGTGTACCTACTGCACGATCCCGGCACCGGCCACACCGCCGCTGTAGACCCGGCCGAAGCCGGCCCCGTGTTGGACGAGTTGGACCGCCGCCACTGGCGGCTCAGCCATATACTCAACACCCACCACCACGGCGACCACGTGGGCGGCAATATGGAGCTCAAACGCCACACCGGCTGCCTCATCGTCGGCATGGCGCGAGATCGTGCGCGCATTCCCGGACTCGATGTGGAAGTTGCCGACGGCGATACGCTGAAGCTGGGCGAAGCACAGGCGCAGGTGCTGGACGTGCCGGGCCACACCCGTGGACATGGGGCCTACTGGTTCGCCGCCGACAAGGCACTATTCTGCGGCGATACCCTGTTCGCCCTGGGCTGCGGCCGATTGTTTGAAGGCAGCGCCAGCGAAATGTGGGACTCGCTGGGCAAGCTTGCCGCCTTGCCGGTTGACACCCGCGTCTACTGCGCCCACGAGTACACCCAGGCCAATGCCCGTTTCGCGCTGAGCGTCGAACCCGGAAACACGGCACTGCAGGAGCGTGCCCGGTCGGTGGCGGCGCTCCGATCCCTTGGGCAGCCAACGGTACCCTCCACACTGGGCGAAGAACTCGAAACCAACCCCTTCCTGCGTCCGCGCAGCGCAGAAATCCGCCAGCATGTTGGCTTGTCCGAAGACGCCCCGGACTGGCACGTGTTCGCCACCCTCAGGCAGGAAAAGGATCAATTCAGGGGCTGA
- a CDS encoding exosortase system-associated protein, TIGR04073 family, translating to MHSKLSSFLLALTLMSLGSVAFAQNYYGDPTGTMAPAASNVRTQPPQIYGEGVGLKLGSGLANMTLGWIEVPKNIINTSNQVNLVLGFTGGLAKGVLHMLGRTIGGTVDLLTSPFPLKPIVQPPFVWENFEVETSYGPSFKPQ from the coding sequence ATGCACAGCAAGCTCAGTTCTTTCCTGCTCGCGCTCACCCTGATGAGCCTGGGTTCCGTTGCATTCGCCCAGAATTACTACGGCGATCCGACAGGCACCATGGCGCCGGCTGCCAGCAACGTCAGGACACAGCCTCCACAGATCTACGGCGAAGGCGTCGGGCTCAAGTTGGGGTCTGGATTGGCCAACATGACCCTGGGCTGGATCGAGGTGCCCAAGAACATTATCAACACGTCCAATCAGGTGAATTTGGTTCTGGGGTTCACCGGCGGGTTGGCAAAGGGCGTTCTGCACATGCTCGGCCGCACGATCGGCGGTACCGTCGATCTGCTGACTTCGCCATTTCCGCTCAAGCCTATCGTTCAGCCGCCTTTTGTGTGGGAGAATTTCGAAGTGGAGACCAGTTATGGTCCCTCCTTCAAACCCCAATAG
- a CDS encoding outer membrane protein encodes MNRTLVNAFRSVAARRVALLASALLAPGIVGAAEGAAPAKAPGPMDWTGLYVGISAGAIFNDSDLKSNQLALVEDPCKRDIHSTSFLPGAHVGYLKQLENKLVLGGEADFTYPDSSGSADCPCYNSTFDRFTVKNRIQGALRGRLGYSLDYNLMPYITAGVSFADTALQYVNEHGDSYSQNSAQTGWVLGGGMEYGFQEHFSVRAEYLYTDYGNALNTRLPVITGFSDPNGQAEADLRTHTVRAALNYRF; translated from the coding sequence ATGAACAGAACGCTAGTGAACGCTTTTCGATCGGTCGCTGCCCGCCGGGTGGCTCTGCTGGCCTCCGCGCTGTTGGCGCCAGGCATCGTGGGGGCTGCCGAAGGCGCTGCGCCGGCCAAGGCGCCAGGCCCGATGGATTGGACCGGGCTCTATGTGGGCATCAGCGCCGGCGCCATCTTCAACGACTCCGACTTGAAATCGAACCAGCTTGCCCTGGTCGAAGACCCGTGCAAGCGCGACATCCATTCCACCAGTTTCCTGCCCGGTGCGCACGTGGGCTATTTGAAGCAGTTGGAGAACAAGTTGGTGCTGGGCGGCGAGGCGGACTTCACCTATCCCGATAGCAGCGGCTCCGCGGATTGCCCCTGCTACAACTCGACCTTCGACCGCTTTACCGTGAAAAACCGGATCCAGGGTGCACTGCGCGGCCGCCTGGGTTATTCCCTGGACTACAACCTGATGCCCTATATCACGGCGGGAGTCAGCTTTGCCGATACGGCCCTGCAATACGTCAACGAGCACGGCGACTCCTATTCGCAGAACAGCGCGCAGACCGGTTGGGTATTGGGCGGCGGCATGGAATATGGCTTCCAGGAGCATTTCTCGGTGCGCGCCGAGTATCTCTACACCGACTACGGCAACGCGCTGAATACGCGCCTGCCGGTCATCACCGGTTTCAGCGACCCCAACGGTCAGGCCGAGGCGGATCTGCGCACGCACACGGTGCGCGCGGCCCTGAACTACCGTTTCTGA
- a CDS encoding tRNA threonylcarbamoyladenosine dehydratase has product MSERAWLSRTELLIGKARLERLERAHVLVVGMGGVGSYAAEFICRGGVGAMTIVDGDTVDPSNRNRQLPALATTHGLPKADLMAERLLAINPGLKLTAIREFLTPGRAAELLAQDYDYVVDAIDSITPKVTFIKTAYEHRARLISSMGAGAKLDPTQLRVADIGKTYNCPFAKYVRHRLKKLGIRHGVKTVFSPEMPIKESLMLTDGSHFKRSAYGTISYLPAAFGGVCASVVIRDLMGCDA; this is encoded by the coding sequence ATGAGTGAAAGAGCTTGGCTTTCCCGCACCGAATTGCTGATCGGCAAGGCGCGCCTGGAGCGCCTGGAGCGGGCTCATGTGCTGGTGGTGGGCATGGGGGGCGTGGGCTCCTATGCGGCGGAGTTCATTTGCCGAGGCGGCGTCGGCGCCATGACGATCGTGGATGGCGACACCGTCGATCCCAGCAACCGCAACCGTCAGCTGCCCGCGCTGGCCACCACCCACGGTCTGCCCAAGGCCGATTTGATGGCCGAGCGCCTTCTGGCCATCAACCCGGGCTTGAAGCTGACCGCCATCCGCGAATTCCTGACGCCGGGTCGCGCGGCGGAACTGTTAGCCCAGGATTACGACTACGTGGTGGACGCCATCGACAGCATCACGCCGAAGGTCACGTTCATCAAGACTGCCTACGAGCATCGCGCCCGCCTCATCAGTTCCATGGGCGCGGGCGCCAAGCTGGACCCGACCCAGTTGAGGGTGGCGGATATCGGCAAGACCTATAACTGTCCCTTCGCCAAGTACGTGCGCCACCGCTTGAAGAAGCTGGGCATCCGCCATGGGGTGAAGACGGTGTTTTCGCCGGAAATGCCGATCAAGGAGTCCCTCATGCTCACCGACGGCTCCCACTTCAAACGCTCGGCCTACGGCACCATTTCCTATTTGCCAGCCGCCTTCGGCGGCGTGTGCGCCTCGGTGGTGATCCGGGATTTGATGGGGTGCGATGCTTGA
- a CDS encoding PAS domain S-box protein — MPRQRGKGRLDYTARREVQEQLFILSRAIQQSPNALLIARVDGFVEYVNPSFTRLTGYTAEEVMGQQSSVSPFAGPIGTQYRNLKGTLREGRTWRGEVEGERKNGERYWVQESISPILSPEGEVTHFLVIRQDITQQKLDHAALEESEQRFRQVAEMTGEWLWEQDTDGRYIYCSGAVSEILGYRPEEIIGMRYFDLLMPEDNLRWQQEFPELVESCRGFCRLLNHYRHKDGHEVFTESTGEPVLDPSGRIIKWRGVDHDITARKHYEDALRLRNRAIEAASVGICIADAQHPNTPNIYVNPALCRLTGYSKDELMGQNMRILHGEETDATALREIRGSLKEGRGCEVVVRNYRKGGIPFWNELLIDPVHDANGRLTHFIGIQADVTERLRAESERKELDIARRIQLSLLPKAPLRTRGAEVAGVCLPASHVGGDYYDFFQFQDHLDVVIADVSGHSVGAALIMAEARSTLKAATRNAENGGIDHGPGDVLRVLNELLYEDLDGADLFISMFYLRYDYARRVLSYANGGHNRPLLLRQEAPSCELLDTEGLILGVSPTVDFEEKQVALSPGDRVLLYTDGITEAQSSEGEFFGSARLCEMFVSHRDKPPQEVVEALFSDLRAFLGGKPFRDDVTLVVLQAGSEATLEPA, encoded by the coding sequence GTGCCACGACAACGAGGCAAAGGCCGCCTGGACTACACGGCCCGGAGGGAAGTCCAGGAGCAGCTGTTCATCCTTTCCAGGGCCATACAGCAGAGCCCTAACGCACTCCTGATTGCGCGGGTCGACGGTTTCGTCGAGTACGTGAACCCCAGTTTCACCCGCCTGACCGGCTATACCGCCGAAGAGGTCATGGGGCAGCAATCCTCTGTGTCCCCCTTCGCCGGACCAATCGGCACGCAGTACCGCAACCTCAAGGGCACCTTGCGCGAAGGGCGCACCTGGCGAGGCGAGGTGGAGGGCGAGCGCAAAAACGGCGAACGCTACTGGGTCCAGGAATCCATCAGTCCCATTCTCAGCCCAGAGGGTGAGGTCACCCACTTCCTGGTCATACGCCAGGATATCACCCAGCAGAAGCTCGACCATGCCGCCCTGGAGGAAAGCGAACAGCGTTTCCGCCAGGTCGCGGAGATGACCGGGGAATGGCTGTGGGAGCAGGACACGGACGGGCGCTACATCTATTGCAGCGGCGCGGTGTCCGAAATCCTGGGTTACCGTCCCGAGGAAATCATCGGGATGCGCTATTTCGACCTCCTGATGCCCGAGGACAACCTGCGCTGGCAACAGGAATTCCCGGAACTGGTGGAATCCTGCCGGGGTTTTTGCCGCCTGCTCAACCACTACCGGCACAAGGACGGGCATGAGGTGTTCACCGAATCCACCGGTGAGCCGGTGCTGGACCCCAGCGGCCGCATCATCAAGTGGCGCGGGGTCGATCATGACATCACCGCCCGCAAGCATTATGAGGATGCCCTGAGGTTGCGCAACCGCGCCATCGAGGCCGCCAGCGTGGGTATCTGCATCGCCGATGCGCAGCATCCGAACACGCCCAACATCTACGTCAACCCAGCCCTGTGCCGCCTTACCGGCTACAGCAAGGACGAATTGATGGGCCAGAACATGCGCATCCTGCACGGTGAGGAAACCGACGCCACCGCGCTCAGGGAGATACGTGGCTCCCTGAAAGAAGGGCGCGGCTGCGAGGTGGTGGTCCGCAATTACCGCAAAGGCGGTATCCCGTTCTGGAACGAGCTTCTCATCGATCCGGTGCACGATGCCAATGGCCGCCTGACGCACTTCATCGGCATCCAGGCCGACGTGACCGAGCGCCTCCGCGCCGAGAGCGAGCGCAAGGAACTGGATATCGCCCGCCGGATCCAGTTGTCGCTGCTGCCCAAGGCGCCGCTGCGCACCCGGGGGGCCGAGGTGGCCGGGGTATGCCTGCCGGCCAGTCACGTGGGCGGCGATTACTATGACTTTTTCCAGTTCCAGGACCATCTGGACGTGGTCATCGCCGATGTGTCCGGTCATAGCGTGGGCGCCGCCCTGATCATGGCGGAGGCCCGCAGTACCCTCAAGGCGGCCACGCGGAACGCGGAGAACGGCGGCATCGACCATGGCCCGGGCGACGTGCTGAGGGTCCTGAATGAGCTGCTGTACGAGGATCTGGACGGCGCGGATCTCTTTATTTCCATGTTCTACCTGCGCTATGACTACGCGCGCCGCGTCCTAAGCTACGCCAATGGAGGCCACAATCGGCCCTTGCTGCTGCGCCAGGAAGCGCCTAGCTGCGAGCTCTTGGATACGGAGGGGCTGATCCTGGGCGTCAGCCCGACGGTGGATTTCGAGGAGAAGCAGGTGGCGCTAAGCCCCGGGGACCGGGTGCTTTTGTACACGGATGGCATTACCGAGGCGCAGAGCAGCGAAGGGGAGTTTTTCGGCAGCGCGAGACTTTGCGAGATGTTCGTGTCCCACCGGGACAAACCGCCGCAGGAGGTGGTGGAAGCCCTGTTTTCCGATCTGCGCGCGTTTCTCGGCGGCAAGCCGTTCAGGGACGACGTGACCCTGGTGGTGCTGCAGGCCGGGTCCGAGGCCACTTTAGAGCCAGCCTGA
- a CDS encoding MutS-related protein: MSDRISLPYPTLLQSDAKAPPKVPLELAASAESGVLDAITFRTIEVEQLFETLNRTATRIGQASLYRSLADPLTGKPLIDAKQAALRELEEDSALREALQSLILHASRREKDYYDLLFASFLGMASSPAHELELGGYGYETYKRGTQFMLDLVAQVEHLPEPKSAYLRSLMDTVKGFRGSRAHTLMLGPAYRTEKKILTRAEKPWYLPALKFRPSLFKPVGLSLTLILVLLALEFVPLLLDMAASVAPVFWLFVLPIALIAYAPIVGSFDRDGFIYPLRQIFKASVEGQNALDALGLLDELMAFLSFKEGFGHPVTLPRIVESKRNTALWQGLRNPILAYGNEDYVGNDIDLQSERLTFITGPNSGGKTAFCKTLAQSQLLAQAGCYVPAEQAEVTVADRIFYQVPETSHLSDGEGRFGTELKRTKEVFVAASAHSLVIMDELSEGTTHKEKIEISTDILDGFRQKGNSTLLITHNHELVEHFQARGIGQARQVEFRDENPTYRLIEGISKVSHADRVARKIGFSKDDIAQLLKGG; encoded by the coding sequence ATGAGCGACCGTATCAGCCTGCCCTACCCTACCCTCCTGCAGTCCGACGCCAAGGCGCCGCCCAAGGTTCCTCTGGAACTCGCTGCTAGCGCGGAAAGCGGTGTCCTGGATGCCATCACCTTCCGCACCATCGAGGTGGAGCAGCTGTTCGAAACCCTGAACCGCACGGCAACCCGTATCGGCCAGGCGAGTCTGTACCGCTCCCTCGCCGACCCCCTGACAGGCAAGCCCTTGATCGACGCGAAGCAGGCAGCCCTGAGGGAGCTCGAAGAGGATTCCGCGCTGCGCGAAGCTCTGCAATCGCTGATCTTGCACGCCTCACGCCGGGAAAAGGACTACTACGACCTACTGTTCGCCAGCTTCCTCGGAATGGCCTCCTCCCCCGCCCACGAGCTGGAACTGGGCGGCTACGGCTACGAAACCTACAAGCGCGGCACCCAGTTCATGCTGGACCTGGTCGCTCAGGTGGAACACCTGCCGGAGCCCAAGAGCGCCTATCTGCGCAGCCTGATGGACACGGTCAAGGGTTTCCGCGGCTCCAGAGCGCATACCCTGATGCTCGGCCCGGCCTACCGCACCGAAAAGAAAATCCTCACCCGGGCGGAAAAGCCCTGGTATCTGCCGGCTCTCAAGTTCCGCCCTTCGCTGTTCAAGCCGGTGGGACTCAGCCTGACCTTGATCCTGGTGCTGCTGGCACTGGAATTCGTGCCCCTGCTGCTGGATATGGCCGCATCTGTCGCACCGGTGTTCTGGCTGTTCGTGCTGCCCATTGCCCTCATCGCCTACGCCCCCATCGTCGGCAGCTTCGACCGGGACGGCTTCATCTATCCGCTGCGGCAGATTTTCAAGGCATCCGTTGAAGGGCAGAATGCACTGGATGCGCTAGGCCTTCTGGATGAATTGATGGCGTTTCTAAGCTTCAAGGAGGGGTTCGGACATCCGGTGACCCTGCCCAGAATCGTAGAAAGCAAGCGCAATACAGCCCTCTGGCAGGGGCTGCGCAACCCGATCCTGGCCTATGGCAATGAGGATTACGTAGGCAACGATATCGATCTCCAGAGCGAGCGACTCACCTTCATTACCGGCCCCAACAGTGGGGGCAAGACCGCCTTCTGCAAAACCCTGGCGCAAAGCCAGTTGCTGGCTCAGGCCGGCTGTTATGTGCCGGCTGAGCAGGCGGAGGTGACGGTCGCCGACCGCATCTTCTACCAAGTGCCGGAGACCAGTCACCTCAGCGACGGGGAAGGACGCTTCGGCACCGAACTGAAGCGCACCAAGGAAGTGTTTGTTGCGGCCTCCGCCCATAGCCTGGTGATCATGGACGAGTTGTCGGAAGGCACGACCCACAAGGAGAAGATCGAGATATCCACCGATATCCTCGACGGCTTCCGCCAAAAAGGCAATTCCACCCTGCTCATCACCCACAACCACGAACTGGTTGAACACTTCCAGGCCCGCGGCATCGGCCAAGCCCGCCAGGTGGAATTCAGGGACGAGAATCCCACCTACCGGCTGATCGAGGGAATTTCCAAGGTCAGCCACGCCGACCGGGTAGCCCGCAAGATCGGATTCTCCAAGGACGACATCGCCCAACTGCTCAAGGGTGGCTGA
- a CDS encoding TatD family hydrolase has protein sequence MPPLVDIHTHGAGCIGAVRVVSVEAGGPLPAKTEGVYLALGVHPWHTGAADLEERLAWVASQCTRSDVLAVGECGLDRLHGAALSVQMEAFMRQIHLAESLGKPLIIHCVRAFSELVGLKRKLRVSVPMIVHGFNQRARIGQQLLAEGFWLSFGAALLETRSAAAALFTEVPADRLFLETDAASLEIGAVYAAAARLRGVVPDELRAAIWKNFLTVFPHE, from the coding sequence ATGCCGCCGCTGGTGGATATCCATACCCATGGTGCAGGGTGTATTGGTGCGGTGCGGGTCGTAAGCGTGGAAGCGGGTGGCCCGCTGCCTGCCAAGACCGAAGGCGTTTATCTTGCCCTTGGCGTGCATCCCTGGCATACGGGTGCCGCGGACCTGGAGGAGCGGCTGGCCTGGGTGGCGAGCCAGTGTACCCGTTCCGACGTGCTGGCTGTCGGCGAATGTGGCCTGGATCGCCTGCACGGTGCTGCGCTATCGGTGCAGATGGAGGCCTTTATGCGGCAGATTCACCTGGCCGAGAGCTTGGGCAAGCCGTTGATCATTCATTGCGTCCGCGCTTTCAGCGAACTCGTCGGATTGAAGCGGAAGCTCCGGGTCTCGGTGCCCATGATCGTCCATGGCTTCAATCAGCGCGCGCGCATCGGCCAGCAATTGCTGGCGGAGGGTTTCTGGCTCTCCTTCGGCGCCGCGCTGCTCGAGACCCGAAGCGCCGCCGCTGCCCTGTTTACCGAGGTTCCGGCAGACCGGCTGTTCCTGGAAACTGATGCGGCGTCCCTGGAGATCGGGGCAGTCTACGCCGCCGCCGCCAGGCTGCGCGGTGTGGTTCCGGATGAATTGCGCGCCGCGATCTGGAAGAATTTTCTGACGGTATTTCCCCATGAGTGA
- a CDS encoding SDR family oxidoreductase has protein sequence MATVLVTGANRGIGLEFCRQYAEAGWKVLACCRNPSAAHELQGLAARHSGVSVHELDVARFGQADTLSAQLGGETIDVLLANAGIYGDHDRHGFGALDYGRWQETMTVNALAPVKLLEAFLPQLQRSERKLMVAITSLMGSMADNRGGGALFYRSSKAALNAAMRTLSIDLRPRGVGFIILHPGWVQTDMGGLQAPTSVTESVAGMRKVIDEFQMGDTGCFVNFRGETLPW, from the coding sequence ATGGCGACGGTACTGGTGACGGGTGCCAATCGCGGCATCGGTCTGGAATTTTGCCGCCAGTATGCGGAAGCGGGCTGGAAGGTGCTCGCCTGTTGCCGCAATCCTTCGGCGGCCCATGAGTTGCAAGGCCTGGCGGCGCGCCACTCCGGTGTGAGCGTGCATGAGCTGGATGTGGCTCGCTTCGGGCAGGCGGATACTCTAAGTGCTCAACTGGGCGGAGAGACCATCGACGTGCTGCTGGCCAATGCGGGGATCTACGGCGATCACGACCGCCACGGATTCGGGGCGTTGGATTACGGGCGCTGGCAGGAAACCATGACCGTTAATGCCCTGGCTCCGGTAAAGCTGCTGGAGGCTTTCCTGCCCCAGTTGCAGCGCAGTGAACGCAAGCTGATGGTCGCCATCACCAGCCTGATGGGCAGCATGGCGGATAACCGCGGCGGCGGCGCGCTTTTCTACCGCTCCAGCAAGGCAGCCCTGAACGCCGCCATGCGCACCCTCTCCATCGACCTTCGCCCGCGCGGCGTGGGCTTCATCATCCTCCACCCGGGCTGGGTGCAAACGGACATGGGCGGGCTCCAGGCACCCACCTCCGTGACCGAAAGCGTGGCTGGCATGCGCAAGGTCATCGACGAATTCCAGATGGGTGACACCGGATGCTTCGTCAATTTCAGGGGTGAAACCCTGCCGTGGTGA